One window from the genome of Trabulsiella odontotermitis encodes:
- a CDS encoding arabinose ABC transporter substrate-binding protein: MHKFTKALAAIGLAAVMSQSAIAENMKLGFLVKQPEEPWFQTEWRFADKAGKDLGFDVIKIAVPDGEKTLNAIDSLAASGAKGFVICTPDPKLGPAIVAKARSYDMKVITVDDQFVNAKGKPMENVPLVMMAASEIGARQGQELYKEMQKRGWDVKQTGVMAITADELDTARRRTTGSMDALKAAGFPAAQIYKVPTKSNDIPGAFDAGNSLLVQHPEVKHWLVVGMNDNTVLGGVRATEGQGFKANDVIGIGINGVDAVNELSKAQATGFYGSLLPSPDVHGYKTSELLYNWVTKGAEPPKFTAVTDVVLITRDNFKEALAKKGL, translated from the coding sequence ATGCACAAATTTACTAAAGCACTGGCGGCGATCGGTCTCGCTGCGGTTATGTCACAATCGGCTATCGCAGAGAATATGAAACTGGGTTTTTTAGTTAAACAGCCAGAAGAACCCTGGTTCCAGACCGAATGGCGTTTTGCCGATAAAGCCGGTAAAGATTTAGGATTTGATGTGATTAAAATCGCCGTGCCTGACGGTGAGAAAACGCTGAATGCGATCGACAGCCTTGCCGCCAGCGGCGCGAAAGGGTTTGTTATCTGTACGCCTGACCCGAAACTGGGGCCAGCCATCGTGGCGAAGGCGCGCAGCTATGATATGAAAGTGATTACCGTCGATGACCAGTTCGTTAACGCGAAAGGCAAACCGATGGAAAACGTCCCGCTGGTGATGATGGCGGCCAGTGAAATCGGTGCCCGCCAGGGACAAGAGCTGTATAAAGAAATGCAAAAACGCGGCTGGGATGTCAAACAAACAGGCGTCATGGCCATCACCGCTGATGAGCTGGATACCGCGCGTCGCCGTACCACTGGCTCTATGGATGCACTGAAAGCGGCAGGTTTCCCGGCAGCGCAAATCTACAAAGTGCCTACCAAATCTAACGATATCCCCGGCGCATTCGATGCCGGTAACTCCCTGTTGGTTCAGCACCCGGAAGTTAAACACTGGCTGGTGGTCGGTATGAACGACAACACCGTGCTGGGCGGCGTGCGCGCCACCGAAGGGCAGGGCTTTAAAGCCAACGACGTCATCGGCATCGGCATTAACGGCGTGGATGCGGTGAACGAGCTGTCAAAAGCGCAGGCCACCGGTTTCTACGGTTCGCTGCTGCCAAGCCCGGACGTGCATGGCTATAAAACCAGTGAGCTGCTTTACAACTGGGTAACCAAAGGCGCAGAACCGCCGAAATTTACCGCTGTGACCGACGTTGTGCTGATCACGCGTGACAATTTCAAAGAAGCGCTGGCGAAGAAAGGGCTGTAA
- the araG gene encoding L-arabinose ABC transporter ATP-binding protein AraG, whose protein sequence is MQQSTPYLSFHGITKTFPGVKALSDISFDCYPGQVHALMGENGAGKSTLLKILSGNYSPTAGTLRIRGQEMAFADTTAALNAGVAIIYQELHLVPEMTVAENIYLGQLPHKGGIVNRSLLNYESRLQLEHLGLDIDPETPLKYLSIGQWQMVEIAKALARNAKIIAFDEPTSSLSAREIDNLFRVIRELRNEGRVILYVSHRMEEIFALSDAVTVFKDGRFVRTFTDMQQVNHEVLVQAMVGRDIGDIYGWQPREYGAERLRLEQVQAPGVRTPISLSVRSGEIVGLFGLVGAGRSELMKGLFGGTRITGGQVWIDGEPVNITKPAQAISAGMMLCPEDRKAEGIIPVHSVRDNINISARRKHILGGCVINNRWEVQNAEHHIQSLNIKTPGAEQLIMNLSGGNQQKAILGRWLSEEMKVILLDEPTRGIDVGAKHEIYNVIYALAASGVAVLFASSDLPEVIGVADRIVVMREGEIAGELLHENANEQQALSLAMPKVSQAVA, encoded by the coding sequence ATGCAACAGTCAACACCGTATCTCTCATTCCACGGCATCACCAAAACATTCCCTGGTGTGAAAGCGCTGTCGGATATCAGTTTCGACTGCTATCCCGGACAGGTTCACGCGCTGATGGGGGAAAATGGCGCCGGAAAATCCACACTGCTTAAAATCCTCAGCGGCAACTATTCGCCGACGGCCGGCACTCTGCGGATCCGCGGTCAGGAGATGGCGTTTGCTGATACGACCGCCGCGCTGAACGCCGGGGTGGCCATTATTTATCAGGAACTGCATCTGGTGCCTGAAATGACCGTGGCGGAAAACATCTACCTCGGGCAGTTGCCGCATAAAGGCGGGATTGTGAATCGCTCCCTGCTGAATTACGAATCGCGTCTGCAACTGGAGCACCTTGGGCTCGATATCGACCCGGAAACGCCGCTGAAGTATCTCTCCATCGGCCAGTGGCAGATGGTGGAAATTGCCAAAGCGTTGGCGCGTAACGCCAAAATTATCGCCTTTGACGAACCGACCAGTTCGTTATCGGCACGCGAAATCGACAACCTGTTCCGCGTCATCCGCGAACTGCGTAACGAGGGTCGCGTTATCCTGTATGTCTCCCACCGTATGGAAGAGATTTTTGCCCTCAGCGACGCCGTCACTGTCTTTAAGGATGGCCGCTTTGTGCGCACGTTTACCGACATGCAGCAGGTCAACCACGAGGTGCTGGTGCAGGCGATGGTCGGGCGCGACATTGGCGACATCTATGGCTGGCAGCCGCGTGAATATGGCGCAGAGCGACTGCGGCTGGAGCAGGTGCAGGCGCCGGGCGTACGCACACCGATTTCCCTTTCCGTACGTAGCGGCGAAATCGTCGGGCTGTTTGGCCTGGTCGGCGCAGGGCGCAGCGAACTGATGAAAGGGCTGTTTGGCGGTACGCGCATTACCGGCGGGCAGGTGTGGATCGACGGAGAACCCGTCAATATCACCAAACCGGCACAGGCCATCAGTGCTGGCATGATGCTCTGCCCGGAAGATCGCAAAGCGGAAGGGATCATCCCCGTTCACTCCGTGCGTGACAACATTAATATCAGCGCCAGACGCAAACACATTCTTGGCGGCTGCGTGATCAACAATCGCTGGGAAGTGCAGAACGCCGAGCACCATATTCAGTCGCTGAATATCAAAACGCCAGGCGCGGAACAGCTGATCATGAACCTTTCCGGTGGGAACCAGCAGAAGGCGATTCTTGGCCGCTGGCTCTCCGAAGAGATGAAAGTCATTTTGCTCGACGAGCCGACCCGCGGCATTGACGTCGGGGCCAAACACGAAATCTATAACGTTATCTATGCGCTGGCGGCGTCCGGCGTGGCGGTGCTCTTTGCCTCAAGCGATCTGCCGGAAGTGATTGGCGTCGCCGACCGTATCGTTGTGATGCGCGAGGGTGAAATCGCCGGTGAGTTACTGCATGAAAACGCCAATGA